A part of Paenibacillus sp. 481 genomic DNA contains:
- a CDS encoding DEAD/DEAH box helicase has product MQNFIKLGIRPEINQALQANGIVKPTPVQEESIPLLLAGNDVIGQAHTGTGKTLAFALPILERIDPNNKAVQALIVAPTRELALQITTEVRKIADAMGGIHVLAVYGGQDVERQMHKLKGRHVHIVVATPGRLLDHMRRGAIQLSRLSMLVLDEADQMLHIGFRQEVETIIEATPTTRQTMLFSATMNDAVQSLARRYMNQPKRVHIQGQHITVKDVRQRLVETTDRGKFDSLCTIIDEDNPYLAVVFCRTKRRASSLNEELQEKGYKSDELHGDLTQPQRENVMRRFREAKLQILVATDVAARGLDVEGVTHVFNYDIPHDAESYVHRIGRTGRAGSTGVAITLATPRDGGKLHDIERELGFSLSKHKSDRGASQGRSTMQRRFGSKDGARSAGHAGNRDAQKRGAKRDTQRGSQRDGRRGAERETARGGAPRSGQRDSQRGGQRDAQRGGQRDTQRVGQREDQWGVERESAPRGGQRETARGGAPRSGQRDSQRGGQRDAQRGGQREGQWGAERETARGGAPRSGQRDSQRGGQRDTQRGGQREGQWGAERESARGGAPRSGQRNSQRGGQRDTQRGGQREGQWGTERESARGGAPRSGQRDSQRGGQREAGRGAQRESAGGNRERSGKPASSRGGSSFVGNRGKSRSRR; this is encoded by the coding sequence TTGCAAAATTTCATCAAGTTAGGCATTCGCCCTGAAATAAATCAGGCTTTGCAAGCTAACGGTATTGTTAAGCCTACACCGGTACAGGAAGAGTCGATTCCATTGCTGCTTGCAGGGAATGACGTAATCGGTCAAGCACACACGGGAACGGGGAAGACGCTTGCGTTTGCTTTGCCTATTTTGGAGCGTATTGATCCGAATAATAAAGCGGTACAAGCTCTTATTGTGGCACCGACACGTGAGTTGGCGTTACAAATTACGACTGAGGTCCGCAAGATAGCGGATGCAATGGGCGGTATTCATGTATTGGCTGTGTACGGTGGCCAAGATGTTGAGCGTCAGATGCACAAGTTGAAAGGACGCCACGTCCATATCGTCGTAGCTACGCCAGGACGTCTGTTGGATCATATGCGTCGCGGTGCGATCCAATTGTCGCGCTTGTCTATGCTCGTGCTGGATGAGGCTGATCAAATGTTGCACATTGGTTTCCGTCAAGAAGTGGAGACTATTATTGAAGCGACGCCGACAACGCGTCAAACGATGCTATTCTCGGCGACGATGAACGATGCTGTGCAATCATTGGCTAGAAGATATATGAACCAGCCGAAACGTGTTCACATTCAAGGACAGCATATTACAGTTAAAGATGTGAGGCAGCGTCTCGTGGAGACGACAGATCGGGGCAAATTTGATAGCCTGTGCACGATTATTGACGAAGACAACCCTTATTTGGCGGTTGTGTTCTGTCGTACGAAGCGTCGTGCGAGCAGTCTCAACGAGGAATTGCAAGAGAAAGGCTACAAGTCAGATGAGCTACACGGTGATTTGACACAGCCGCAGCGGGAAAATGTCATGCGTCGCTTCCGCGAAGCGAAGCTGCAAATCCTAGTAGCAACAGATGTAGCTGCACGTGGACTTGATGTTGAAGGCGTAACGCACGTATTTAACTACGACATCCCGCATGATGCAGAGAGCTATGTACACCGCATCGGCCGTACAGGTCGCGCAGGCAGCACAGGTGTTGCGATTACATTAGCAACACCAAGAGATGGTGGCAAGTTGCACGATATTGAGCGTGAACTGGGCTTCTCGCTATCTAAACATAAATCGGATCGCGGAGCTTCTCAAGGGCGCTCAACAATGCAGAGACGATTTGGTTCTAAGGATGGAGCGCGTTCAGCAGGCCATGCAGGAAATAGAGATGCGCAAAAACGTGGAGCGAAGCGTGATACGCAACGTGGCTCTCAGCGTGATGGGCGTCGAGGCGCAGAGCGTGAAACAGCACGTGGAGGAGCACCACGTAGCGGTCAACGCGATAGCCAACGCGGAGGTCAGCGCGATGCGCAACGAGGTGGACAACGTGATACACAGCGCGTCGGTCAACGTGAGGACCAGTGGGGCGTGGAGCGTGAGTCAGCACCACGGGGCGGTCAGCGTGAAACAGCACGTGGAGGAGCACCACGCAGCGGTCAACGCGATAGCCAACGCGGAGGCCAGCGTGATGCACAACGCGGCGGACAACGTGAAGGCCAATGGGGCGCGGAGCGTGAAACAGCACGTGGAGGAGCACCACGCAGTGGTCAACGCGACAGCCAGCGCGGAGGTCAGCGCGATACGCAACGTGGCGGACAACGTGAAGGCCAATGGGGCGCGGAACGTGAGTCAGCACGTGGGGGAGCACCACGCAGCGGTCAACGTAACAGCCAACGTGGCGGCCAGCGTGATACGCAACGCGGCGGACAACGTGAAGGCCAATGGGGCACGGAACGTGAGTCAGCACGTGGAGGAGCGCCACGCAGCGGTCAACGCGACAGCCAGCGCGGAGGTCAGCGTGAAGCTGGACGAGGAGCACAACGTGAATCAGCGGGCGGTAACCGTGAGCGTTCAGGTAAACCCGCATCGTCGCGCGGTGGCTCTTCCTTTGTAGGCAACCGTGGTAAGTCTCGCAGCAGACGCTAA
- a CDS encoding YwbE family protein, translated as MNLGQQRKNVRAGLEVDVVLKQDQRTGKKTRGIVKDILTNSANHPHGIKVRLQDGQVGRVAAIITAQP; from the coding sequence ATGAATCTTGGTCAACAGCGCAAAAATGTTCGTGCTGGTCTTGAAGTTGACGTTGTCTTAAAGCAAGATCAGCGTACAGGCAAGAAAACGAGAGGTATCGTCAAAGATATTTTAACGAATTCTGCCAATCATCCACACGGTATTAAAGTCAGATTGCAGGACGGTCAAGTTGGCCGGGTTGCAGCCATTATTACTGCACAGCCGTAG
- the abc-f gene encoding ribosomal protection-like ABC-F family protein: MMIQVQHIEKYYGAELVLQDICFDIREGDKVGLIGRNGTGKTTMFRLLKGLDKPDRGEISIRKGAKIGYLAQVMHVHDESVYDVLSASFKQQLEWSAQMKKLEQLMSDPEQIGDEARFARLLQEYGQVQERFERAGGYEIDSQIERVANGLGIPTEQYTRPFPSLSGGEKTKVGLAALLLEQPDILLLDEPTNHLDMRAIEWLESFLRTYAGTVVVISHDRYFLDSVVTKIVEFEDGEAVTYVTNYSDYQVEKEARLLRQFAAFQEQQKKIKQMQETIKQLIDWGNRANPPNAGFHRRAASMQKALDRMTKLKRPIMERKAIELDLRQRDRSGSTVVSLDRVRKSYGERLLFEQVSDLLRYGERAILIGDNGSGKSTLLKMLLGQEFPDEGSVRLGSRVELGYLAQEAAPQDHHMTVLQYFRTELALEEGAARGQLARFLFYGADAFKQVRSLSGGEWSRLRLAVLMHRQPNLLLLDEPTNHLDIDSREALEEALEEYTGTMLAVSHDRYFINRLAHKIWALEQGKLNSYGGDFEYYKEKRPEQVELRPENRTAGGAGVLKQNKQATLLASEPAEQRQAPDLRQPYVKVNDKASTSTSATTNARTNTKDRSASSSATNMKVTTLERQIVELEQRLHQVDEKMLEPDCQSDAAKLGELYTEREQLQAELDAVYEQWMELTN, translated from the coding sequence ATGATGATTCAAGTTCAGCACATCGAAAAATATTACGGAGCCGAATTAGTGCTTCAAGACATATGCTTTGACATTAGAGAAGGCGATAAGGTCGGCCTCATCGGGCGTAATGGCACAGGCAAGACAACGATGTTCCGTCTGCTCAAAGGATTGGATAAGCCAGATCGAGGAGAAATCTCCATTCGTAAAGGGGCCAAAATTGGCTACTTGGCACAAGTGATGCACGTGCATGATGAATCGGTGTACGACGTGCTAAGCGCAAGCTTCAAGCAGCAGTTGGAATGGTCCGCACAGATGAAAAAGCTGGAGCAACTTATGTCCGATCCCGAACAAATCGGCGATGAAGCAAGATTCGCCCGCTTGCTACAAGAGTACGGGCAAGTGCAGGAACGATTTGAGCGAGCAGGCGGATACGAGATCGATTCACAGATCGAGCGTGTCGCCAACGGGCTCGGCATCCCTACGGAGCAGTACACCCGCCCTTTCCCGTCCTTATCTGGTGGGGAGAAGACGAAGGTGGGGCTGGCCGCTTTGCTGTTGGAACAGCCTGATATTTTACTGCTAGATGAGCCTACAAACCATCTGGATATGCGGGCCATTGAATGGCTGGAATCGTTCCTGCGCACGTATGCAGGTACAGTAGTCGTCATTTCGCACGACCGCTATTTCCTAGATAGCGTTGTGACTAAGATTGTCGAGTTCGAAGACGGTGAGGCCGTTACCTATGTAACGAACTATTCCGACTACCAGGTGGAAAAAGAAGCTCGACTATTGCGGCAGTTTGCCGCTTTTCAAGAGCAGCAAAAAAAGATCAAGCAAATGCAAGAAACGATCAAGCAGCTCATCGATTGGGGAAATCGTGCTAACCCACCCAATGCCGGCTTTCACCGTCGCGCGGCCTCGATGCAGAAAGCACTGGATCGCATGACTAAGCTGAAACGGCCTATTATGGAGCGCAAGGCTATAGAATTAGACTTGAGACAGCGTGATCGCTCTGGCTCCACAGTCGTCTCACTGGATAGGGTTCGAAAAAGTTACGGTGAGCGCCTATTATTTGAGCAGGTTAGCGACTTGCTCCGTTATGGGGAGCGAGCTATTTTGATCGGCGACAATGGCTCGGGCAAGAGTACGCTGTTAAAAATGCTGCTCGGGCAGGAGTTTCCTGACGAGGGCAGCGTGCGCTTAGGCTCGCGTGTCGAGCTGGGCTACTTGGCGCAGGAGGCAGCACCGCAGGATCATCATATGACGGTGCTGCAATATTTCCGCACTGAGCTTGCCTTGGAAGAGGGTGCGGCTCGTGGGCAGCTGGCGCGATTTTTATTTTACGGCGCTGATGCTTTTAAGCAGGTTAGAAGTTTGTCTGGCGGTGAGTGGAGCCGCCTGCGGCTGGCGGTGCTTATGCACCGGCAACCGAATTTGCTGCTGCTAGACGAACCTACGAACCATTTGGACATCGATTCCCGTGAAGCATTGGAGGAAGCGTTGGAAGAATATACGGGCACGATGTTGGCCGTTTCCCATGATCGTTATTTTATAAATCGATTGGCGCATAAAATATGGGCACTGGAGCAAGGCAAGCTAAATTCGTACGGTGGCGACTTTGAATACTACAAGGAGAAGCGTCCAGAACAGGTAGAGTTGAGGCCGGAGAATCGTACGGCTGGTGGTGCTGGTGTGCTGAAGCAGAATAAGCAAGCTACTCTGCTGGCTTCAGAACCCGCGGAACAGCGGCAAGCGCCGGATTTACGTCAGCCTTATGTTAAGGTAAATGATAAGGCGAGTACGAGTACGAGTGCTACAACGAATGCGAGAACGAACACCAAAGACCGTTCTGCCTCATCCTCTGCAACAAATATGAAAGTGACCACCTTAGAGCGGCAAATTGTTGAGCTTGAGCAGCGATTGCATCAAGTCGATGAGAAAATGTTGGAGCCGGATTGCCAATCGGACGCAGCCAAGCTTGGTGAGCTTTATACGGAGCGTGAGCAGCTCCAAGCGGAGCTTGATGCGGTGTATGAGCAATGGATGGAGCTAACAAACTAA
- a CDS encoding RAxF-45 family protein, producing MEQTQRNLNPNRIHQLNLDLFVICHDVAVNGTSLSIFSNTNGTTIQNYSNCEMTILP from the coding sequence ATGGAACAAACACAACGCAATTTGAACCCAAATCGTATTCACCAACTCAATTTGGATCTTTTTGTAATTTGCCATGATGTAGCTGTTAACGGGACAAGTCTGTCCATTTTCAGCAATACGAATGGCACTACCATACAAAACTATTCAAATTGTGAGATGACCATCCTGCCTTAA
- a CDS encoding SDR family oxidoreductase, with amino-acid sequence MNSSSSETLRSRPVALITGSSSGFGLQTSIALAQHGYKVIASMRSVEKQGRLQEQAHLAGVSEHIHVFSLDVTQVDSIERAIKTIMDHFGSIDIVVNNAGCVIGGFVEEVDRQGWYDQMETNFFGTVAVTQAVLPIMRQQRYGKIINISSVSGLSGYPGYAPYASSKFAVEGFTESLRLEMLPYGVYAVLVEPGPYQTDIWDKAMKVVHAPEHSPYRAQIDAVLRFSQQTAKQAPPATEVAQCIVRIAGMSKPKLRYLLGKEAKIGQLLRRILPWKWYERILLKVLSR; translated from the coding sequence ATGAATTCGAGTTCATCTGAAACCTTGCGTTCACGTCCAGTTGCACTCATTACAGGCTCATCCAGTGGCTTCGGGCTTCAAACAAGCATCGCTCTAGCCCAGCATGGATACAAAGTTATCGCATCGATGCGCAGTGTAGAGAAGCAAGGACGTCTACAAGAACAAGCTCATTTGGCTGGCGTGTCTGAGCATATTCACGTATTCTCGCTCGACGTTACACAGGTGGATAGTATTGAGCGCGCGATTAAGACCATCATGGACCACTTCGGATCGATAGATATTGTCGTCAACAATGCAGGCTGTGTGATTGGCGGCTTTGTAGAGGAAGTCGATCGACAGGGCTGGTATGACCAAATGGAGACGAACTTCTTTGGTACAGTGGCCGTAACACAAGCGGTACTGCCTATTATGCGGCAGCAACGCTACGGCAAAATTATAAATATTAGCAGTGTCAGCGGCTTGTCCGGCTACCCTGGCTACGCTCCCTACGCCTCTTCGAAGTTCGCCGTCGAAGGGTTTACGGAATCGCTCCGCCTAGAAATGCTGCCCTATGGCGTTTATGCGGTCCTTGTTGAGCCAGGCCCCTACCAGACGGACATTTGGGATAAGGCCATGAAGGTCGTGCACGCTCCCGAACACTCACCCTATCGGGCGCAAATAGATGCTGTGCTGCGCTTCTCACAGCAGACAGCGAAGCAAGCACCGCCTGCGACTGAAGTGGCGCAGTGCATTGTACGCATAGCTGGCATGTCTAAGCCTAAACTGCGCTACTTATTAGGCAAGGAGGCCAAGATCGGGCAATTGCTGCGTCGCATTTTACCTTGGAAATGGTATGAGCGAATTTTATTGAAAGTATTATCACGGTAG
- a CDS encoding helix-turn-helix domain-containing protein → MLSQRMEQERLKRGWTQDDVASRISVSRSAYSNYENGNRKPDIDMVKEIARLYEVSIDYLTCNDAVLPTDNSLIVHDARMRLFFEEFMVSPLRQREELMRFWRFMREDFTDNKQQPQRTQPEE, encoded by the coding sequence ATGCTAAGTCAACGCATGGAACAAGAACGCTTGAAACGAGGCTGGACACAAGACGATGTAGCCAGCCGCATAAGCGTATCTCGTTCCGCTTACTCCAATTACGAGAATGGGAATCGTAAACCCGATATCGATATGGTTAAAGAAATCGCTCGATTATACGAAGTATCTATTGATTATTTAACTTGTAACGATGCCGTATTGCCGACCGATAATTCTCTTATCGTGCACGATGCTAGGATGCGTCTATTTTTTGAGGAGTTTATGGTATCTCCATTAAGACAGCGTGAAGAGCTGATGCGTTTCTGGCGCTTTATGCGTGAGGACTTCACTGACAACAAACAACAACCACAGCGAACACAACCAGAGGAATAA
- a CDS encoding helix-turn-helix transcriptional regulator, protein MNLSRKWLIRYRGAKTQKEVAAMSGINRSSYSNIETGRRDPSIHVAKRIGLTLGFDWKYFFEQVESGD, encoded by the coding sequence ATGAATCTTTCTCGTAAATGGCTTATTCGCTATAGAGGCGCTAAAACTCAGAAAGAAGTGGCCGCTATGTCTGGCATTAACCGAAGTTCGTACTCCAATATCGAAACGGGAAGGCGTGACCCTAGCATTCATGTAGCTAAACGTATCGGACTAACCTTAGGATTTGATTGGAAATATTTTTTTGAGCAAGTTGAATCAGGAGATTAA
- a CDS encoding MASE4 domain-containing protein, whose amino-acid sequence MTNLVALPSVRKQKRAAWTLGLIVLLASLFVLPIASDRIVEIRPFFPMLIAWIMFGNFMTAYLIYSQFRATGSKPMLLLSATYLFTGIITIPNLVTYPGIFSDVGLLHANSQTSIWFWVCWHAGFPIGILLYIYSIKRNTSSVLHTKSRLYTAITYGAVALFVLLLAFLLPRMQVFFPTVIVHDDYRLLISSGIGPVLWLLNGAAMIYLFVTTRMKSLLHLWLMLSVFTFFLDVTLTLFGGARYSIGWYVGRLNSLISATTVLFVFFNELNVLYVRLTRSKHELRQSKELVKSVLDSITDAFLSVDREWRYIYLNKAAEKYMRVSFSQVKGEVIWDINPGLLKSERYQQCRKVMEDKVPTEIVEFDEFRKRWLEVRIYPSSQGISVYFCDVTERMEAEKQMKEANEKLRIANRLLTDFSYTDGLTGVYNRRYFDMLLEQEWQGCAHEGMMLSLIMLDIDYFKRYNDTYGHQAGDECLRQVAQAIRETGEWPSGVVARYGGEEFAVILPRASAEEAAAVAEAVRHAVEALKLPHSASSVSTVVTCSLGIATELPQLSTHEADESGTGLLVQRADRALYAAKQAGRNRLVIIE is encoded by the coding sequence ATGACAAATTTAGTTGCTCTTCCTTCCGTCCGTAAGCAGAAGCGAGCTGCGTGGACGTTAGGCTTAATTGTGCTGCTCGCCTCTCTGTTTGTTCTTCCGATTGCTTCCGATCGAATTGTGGAAATACGTCCTTTTTTTCCGATGCTTATCGCATGGATTATGTTCGGTAACTTTATGACGGCGTATTTGATATATTCGCAGTTTCGTGCAACGGGTAGTAAACCGATGCTGCTGTTATCGGCAACTTATCTGTTTACGGGCATCATTACGATTCCTAATCTGGTTACGTACCCCGGTATATTTAGTGATGTCGGGCTGCTGCATGCGAATAGCCAAACTTCGATTTGGTTCTGGGTATGCTGGCATGCTGGATTTCCAATTGGCATTTTATTATACATTTACAGTATAAAGCGAAACACTTCGTCTGTACTGCACACAAAAAGCCGCCTGTACACCGCGATTACGTATGGTGCTGTCGCTTTATTCGTGCTGCTGCTGGCGTTTTTGCTGCCGCGTATGCAAGTGTTTTTTCCAACGGTCATTGTACATGATGACTATCGATTGCTGATCTCGTCAGGTATAGGCCCAGTATTATGGCTGCTGAACGGAGCTGCAATGATTTATTTATTCGTCACTACACGTATGAAGAGCTTGCTTCATTTGTGGCTGATGTTGTCTGTGTTTACGTTCTTTCTTGATGTCACACTGACCTTATTCGGAGGTGCCCGCTATAGTATTGGCTGGTATGTGGGACGGTTGAACTCGCTTATTTCGGCGACGACGGTATTGTTCGTCTTTTTTAACGAATTGAACGTGCTTTACGTTCGTTTGACCCGTTCTAAGCACGAGCTAAGGCAGTCGAAAGAGCTGGTGAAATCGGTATTGGACAGCATTACGGACGCGTTCTTATCGGTCGATCGAGAGTGGCGCTATATTTATTTGAATAAAGCTGCGGAAAAGTATATGCGAGTGTCGTTCTCGCAAGTGAAGGGTGAAGTGATCTGGGACATCAACCCTGGCCTGCTGAAAAGTGAACGCTATCAACAGTGTCGTAAAGTGATGGAGGATAAGGTGCCTACGGAGATTGTTGAATTTGACGAGTTCCGAAAACGCTGGTTAGAGGTACGTATTTACCCATCCAGCCAAGGGATATCGGTCTATTTTTGCGATGTGACCGAACGTATGGAAGCGGAGAAGCAGATGAAAGAAGCGAACGAAAAGCTGCGTATTGCGAATCGGTTGCTGACTGATTTTTCATATACAGACGGATTAACGGGTGTGTACAATCGGCGCTATTTTGATATGCTGCTTGAGCAGGAATGGCAAGGGTGTGCGCATGAAGGGATGATGTTGTCCCTGATTATGCTCGATATTGATTATTTTAAAAGGTATAACGACACGTATGGGCATCAAGCGGGGGATGAATGTTTGAGGCAGGTGGCGCAAGCCATTCGCGAGACCGGGGAGTGGCCGAGTGGGGTGGTGGCACGCTATGGTGGCGAGGAATTCGCTGTTATTTTGCCGCGTGCATCTGCTGAGGAAGCGGCGGCAGTAGCAGAGGCCGTTCGTCATGCGGTCGAGGCTTTGAAGCTGCCGCATTCGGCATCCTCGGTCAGCACGGTTGTAACGTGCAGTCTTGGTATTGCTACTGAGTTGCCGCAGCTATCGACGCACGAAGCGGACGAGTCAGGAACAGGCCTGCTTGTGCAGCGCGCGGATCGCGCGTTATATGCGGCTAAGCAGGCGGGGCGCAATCGTCTCGTAATAATAGAGTAA
- a CDS encoding DMT family transporter produces MMMLKKVHIYAMLCFVMLCWGLNVTATKLLVTSFAPVTITAFRILAAALCVFAILSLSKQVRMLTKREFVYVLLGSLLNVVAHHYFLSIGLSRTSAVNGGLIIGTGPLLTTIFALLFLGSKLTLLKSAGIILGFSGVSLIVLVSNGGMSGVSIGDLYVFLAMAVQAASFILIKRMSATLDPRLMTGYMLLLGSVFLFMISLIVEPQGLATLTQGSVSMWVIFFASACIATGVGHMMYNYAIGLVGTVESAIFINLSPFFALIGSAVFLGEQILLVQIVGFVLIIAGVLCGSGALEERIRSLRRSAGRVEKVTQKAS; encoded by the coding sequence ATGATGATGTTGAAAAAGGTTCACATATATGCGATGTTATGCTTCGTTATGTTGTGCTGGGGCTTGAATGTAACAGCAACGAAGCTACTTGTGACGAGCTTTGCGCCCGTTACGATTACAGCATTTCGCATATTGGCGGCAGCGTTGTGCGTATTCGCAATTTTGTCATTGTCCAAGCAAGTAAGGATGCTGACGAAGCGCGAATTCGTATACGTGCTGCTTGGTTCATTGTTAAATGTGGTTGCACACCACTATTTTTTGTCAATAGGGCTATCCCGTACGTCAGCAGTTAATGGCGGACTCATTATCGGGACAGGCCCGTTGTTAACGACGATATTTGCGCTATTATTTTTGGGCAGTAAATTGACGCTCTTAAAATCTGCGGGTATTATCCTCGGTTTCTCTGGCGTGTCCTTAATTGTTCTCGTGAGCAACGGCGGAATGAGCGGGGTATCGATCGGAGATCTGTACGTATTTCTCGCGATGGCGGTACAGGCTGCCAGCTTTATTTTAATAAAAAGAATGTCCGCTACACTGGACCCGCGTCTTATGACAGGCTATATGCTCTTGTTGGGTTCTGTCTTTTTGTTTATGATCAGCCTTATTGTGGAGCCGCAAGGCTTAGCGACATTGACGCAAGGCTCTGTTAGCATGTGGGTCATTTTCTTTGCTTCAGCGTGTATTGCGACAGGCGTCGGTCATATGATGTACAACTATGCAATCGGGTTAGTGGGCACGGTGGAATCCGCTATTTTTATTAATTTAAGCCCTTTCTTTGCACTGATTGGCTCTGCGGTATTCTTAGGCGAACAAATTCTGCTTGTGCAAATTGTAGGGTTTGTGCTTATTATTGCGGGCGTGCTGTGCGGTTCAGGAGCGTTGGAGGAACGTATACGTTCACTGAGGCGCAGTGCAGGAAGAGTGGAGAAGGTTACGCAAAAGGCATCCTAG
- a CDS encoding NAD(P)-dependent oxidoreductase — protein MNILVYGASGNIGQRIVGEALQRGHHVTAVVRDAARVTQQHPSLKVVVGSIEQEQIAQMSKGQDAIISAYGPAHGNEAQLNEVTRHLITGAKLAGTRLLAVGGAGSLKVSADSDMKVVESPNFPEAWKPNAYAQGEALNMYLAEQDLDWTYLSPAGLIQAGERTGRYRVSTDTLVVDAEGNSHISYEDYAVAMIDELEKPQFARNRFTAAY, from the coding sequence ATGAATATTTTAGTATACGGCGCTAGTGGAAATATCGGACAACGCATTGTAGGTGAAGCTTTGCAGAGAGGACATCATGTTACTGCCGTTGTTCGTGACGCAGCGCGTGTCACACAACAGCACCCGAGCTTAAAAGTTGTAGTCGGCAGCATAGAACAAGAGCAAATTGCACAAATGAGTAAAGGCCAAGACGCTATCATTAGCGCATACGGTCCCGCGCATGGAAACGAAGCACAACTCAACGAGGTGACTCGCCATCTCATTACAGGTGCTAAGCTTGCTGGCACACGATTGCTTGCTGTTGGCGGCGCAGGAAGCCTCAAAGTTTCTGCCGACTCCGATATGAAGGTCGTTGAATCGCCAAATTTCCCAGAAGCTTGGAAGCCTAACGCATATGCACAGGGCGAAGCGTTAAATATGTACCTTGCAGAACAGGATTTGGACTGGACGTACCTAAGTCCAGCAGGCTTGATTCAAGCAGGAGAGCGCACTGGCCGTTACCGTGTAAGCACAGATACGCTTGTGGTAGACGCTGAGGGAAATAGTCATATTTCTTACGAAGATTACGCTGTTGCGATGATAGATGAATTGGAGAAGCCTCAGTTTGCGCGTAATCGGTTTACAGCAGCATACTAA
- a CDS encoding Rrf2 family transcriptional regulator has protein sequence MKISSRFSVAVHILCLLSLERQRLCTSEWIALSVNTNPVVIRRVLGQLKKAGLVQVRPGTGGASIIKELNDITLLDIYHAVEVVESGELFQMHEQPNPNCPVGANIQSVLETKLVQAQVAMEQSLASVSLDTLVDDFKQKIKNGASSN, from the coding sequence ATGAAAATTAGTAGTCGCTTTAGCGTGGCCGTCCACATATTATGTTTGTTGTCGCTAGAGCGGCAGCGATTGTGCACGTCCGAATGGATTGCCCTAAGCGTAAACACCAACCCTGTAGTGATTCGGAGAGTTCTTGGCCAATTGAAAAAAGCAGGGCTCGTACAAGTACGTCCAGGTACAGGAGGAGCCTCCATTATAAAAGAACTGAACGACATCACGCTGCTCGATATATATCATGCAGTGGAAGTAGTCGAGTCAGGCGAACTTTTTCAAATGCATGAACAACCGAATCCCAATTGTCCAGTCGGCGCAAATATACAATCCGTGCTGGAAACAAAGTTGGTCCAGGCTCAAGTGGCGATGGAACAATCATTAGCCAGTGTAAGCTTAGATACGCTTGTAGACGATTTTAAACAAAAAATAAAAAATGGTGCTTCAAGCAACTAA